The Henckelia pumila isolate YLH828 chromosome 2, ASM3356847v2, whole genome shotgun sequence genome includes a window with the following:
- the LOC140878051 gene encoding uncharacterized protein gives MAARRGRPPLHPPPPPHADVGTQVLAGLARILERHVDAPRPGLGTVYEQFRKMNPKDFAGTTDPLVAEGWIRSLEVIFRYMQMGDPDRVRCAVFHLQDDAALWWEGVEKTVDTTTLSWAEFRRLFFEKYFTADVRARLKTNFLSLRQGDLSVAEFVVKFERGCHFVPLIGDDKAEKLQHFIVGLRPTIRQDVLMAEPADYASALRRALRSEQTLRDISAEAQGKRPLPSHGSQQQHGKRPFTGPPCQQGHFRPQGHLAHRPQGPQVQRPQGHQTPRHALPKAGEKPYCTICKRTHHGKCLAGAGVCFWCKKPGHIAPDCPQHRTPTQGRVFVMQAEEADPDTTLITGRILVAGVATKALLDSGATHSFISEAFTRKRSIECEDLIGGFTVTIPSGEELSTRRMVRDLELLLQGQPVVADLIVFPMPEFDLILGMDWMTKNAVVIDFQQRSVMVRPEGEEPFWFETARGSRRTQIISFMQAKQLVHDGCEAFLASISLTELPPRPDISDVDVVRDFEDVFPDDVIVLFVKKKNESLRLCIDYRGLNGVTVKNKYPLPRIEDLFDQLQGAAVFSKIDLRSGYHQLKVKESDVFKTAFRTCYGHYEFLDREEHLQHLKIVLEVLRGQKLFSKFEKCEFWLERVAFLGHIISKSGVEVDPSKVQAVKEWSIPRSASEIRSFLGLAGYYRKFIKGFSSTAVPLTALTKKNANYNPGKANVVADALSRKTAVFASLTVSRPLQDEIQRFGLEFYAEGRAPRLSVLSVQTTLFDRIRIAQADDEQLRKWRQKAEEKDSGLYSVVDGIVKFRDRFWVPEECLTCQQVKAEHQRPAGLLRPLPIPEWKWENITMDFVVGLPRTVRNSNAIWVIVDRLTKSAHFLPKSLHAALGTKLLFTTAFHPQTDGQSERVIQILEDLLRACAIDFQGSWESRLPLVEFAYNNSFQATIGMAPYEALYGRPCRSPVLWTDIGERSELGPEIVQQSAEVVAKIRDRMRTAQSRQKSYADHRRRDLEFSVGDHVFIRVAPLKGVMSSEPLQLSPHMTYEERPIQILDRQERRLRNKSIPMVKVRWQNHSEKEATWEAEADIRTRYPELFENVLHCISEFLWFGCLMDWFGDLGTTTGDDYYFEVEGQDPQSEVIGGAGP, from the exons ATGGCCGCTCGACGTGGACGTCCTCCGCTTCATCCGCCACCTCCACCACATGCGGATGTAGGGACACAGGTGCTAGCGGGCTTAGCCCGTATCCTAGAGCGACATGTGGACGCTCCGAGGCCTGGACTTGGGACTGTGTATGAGCAGTTCAGGAAGATGAATCCGAAAGACTTtgctggcaccactgatccactgGTAGCAGAGGGATGGATCCGTTCTCTTGAGGTGATCTTCCGCTATATGCAGATGGGGGATCCGGACCGGGTCCGTTGTGCTGTCTTTCATCTCCAGGATGATGCtgccctctggtgggagggagtTGAGAAGACAGTAGACACGACTACCCTATCTTGGGCTGAGTTTAGGAGGCTcttctttgagaagtatttcACTGCTGATGTAAGAGCCCGTTTGAAGACGAATTttttgagtctgcgacagggagacTTATCGGTGGCTGAGTTTGTGGTGAAATTTGAGCGGGGTTGCCACTTTGTGCCTTTGATTGGAGACGACAAGGCAGAGAAGCTCCAGCACTTCATTGTGGGGCTACGACCCACTATCCGGCAAGATGTACTCATGGCTGAGCCAGCTGACTATGCTTCAGCGCTCAGACGAGCTTTGAGGTCTGAGCAGACATTGAGGGACATCAGCGCGGAGGCGCAGGGTAAGAGGCCGCTCCCATCTCATGGTTCGCAGCAGCAGCACGGGAAGAGGCCATTCACTGGGCCGCCTTGCCAGCAGGGACATTTCAGACCTCAGGGGCATCTGGCCCATAGGCCCCAGGGACCTCAGGTTCAGCGACCCCAGGGTCACCAGACACCGAGACACGCTCTCcccaaggctggggagaagcctTACTGCACTATTTGCAAGCGTACCCATCATGGGAAGTGTCTAGCAGGCGCTGGAGTCTGCTTTTGGTGCAAGAAGCCAGGGCACATCGCTCCAGATTGTCCACAGCACCGGACGCCGACTCAGGGGAGAGtttttgtgatgcaggccgaggaggctgATCCTGATACCACGCTCATCACAG GTAGAATTTTAGTAGCTGGTGTGGCCACTAAAGCCCtattagactcaggggctacccattcTTTCATATCAGAGGCTTTTACTCGCAAGAGAAGCATTGAGTGCGAGGATCTGATTGGTGGATTCACGGTGACCATCCCATCAGGGGAAGAACTGTCCACTAGGAGGATGGTGAGGGATCTTGAGCTTCTGTTGCAAGGGCAACCAGTGGTTGCAGATTTGATTGTATTTCCCATGCCTGAGTTTGATTTGATACTTGGGATGGACTGGATGACGAAAAATGCGGTAGTGATTGACTTCCAGCAGCGATCAGTGATGGTCAGACCAGAGGGAGAAGAACCATTCTGGTTTGAGACTGCTAGGGGTTCGAGGAGGACTCAGATTATATCTTTCATGCAAGCTAAGCAGTTGGTGCATGATGGATGTGAGGCATTCTTAGCTAGTATATCTTTGACAGAGTTGCCACCACGTCCAGATATTTCAGATGTGGACGTTGTCAGagattttgaggatgtgtttcCAGACGATGTTATAG tcctttttgtgaaaaagaagaacGAAAGCCTAaggttgtgtattgattaccgagGGCTGAATGGAGTgacggtgaagaataagtacccgcTCCCTAGAATAGAGgacctctttgatcagttgcaaggagCCGCTGTATtctcgaagattgatcttcgttccggttatcaccagttgaaggtgaaaGAGTCTGATGTGTTCAAAACAGCATTTAGGACTtgttatggccactacgagttcctt GATAGAGAAGAACATTTGCAACATTTGAAGATAGTTCTTGAGGTTCTCCGAGGGCAAAAGTTGTTTTCCAAATTTGAgaaatgcgagttttggttggagagaGTGGCATTCTTGGGCCATATTATTTCCAAGAGTGGAGTAGAAGTGGATCCTTCAAAGGTccaagcagtgaaggagtggtctataccTAGAagtgcttcagagattcgcagttttctcgGGTTGGCCGGTTACTATAGAAAGTTTATCAAGGGCTTTTCATCAACTGCTGTGCCCTTGACAGCATTGACTAAGAAGAATGCCAA TTAcaatccgggtaaggctaatgtcgtTGCTGATGCATTAAGTAGAAAGACAGCAGTGTTTGCCTCTTTGACAGTGTCTAGACCATTGCAagatgagattcagaggttcgGATTGGAGTTCTATGCTGAGGGTAGGGCTCCTAGATTGTCAGTCTTGTCAGTACAGACTACATTGTTCGACCGTATCAGAATTGCTCAAGCAGATGATGAGCAACTGAGGAAGTGGAGACAGAAAGCTGAGGAGAAAGATAGTGGTTTGTATTCTGTAGTAGATGGGATTGTGAAGTTTAGAGATCGATTTTGGGTTCCCGAAG AATGCCTaacatgccagcaggtcaaggctgagcatcagaGACCTGCAGGATTACTTAGGCCACTccctattccggagtggaaatgggaaAACATTACTATGGACTTCGTTGTTGGCTTGCCGAGGACCGTGAGGAATTCGAACGCTATTTGGGTTATAGTAGACCGCCTCACTAAGTCGGCACACTTCTTGCCA AAGAGTCTTCACGCAGCATTGGGGACGAAGCTCTTGTTTACCACTGCCTTTCACCCGCAGACGGATGGACAGTccgagagggtgattcagattctaGAGGACCTTTTGAGAGCTTGTGCCATTGACTTTCAAGGcagttgggagtcgagactgCCTTTGGTGGAATTTGCCTATAACAATAGCTTCCAAGCCACCATTGGTATGGCGCCTTACGAGGCACTCTATGGCAGACCGTGCAGATCACCGGTCTTGTGGACCGATATTGGAGAGAGGTCAGAGTTAGGACCAGAGATTGTTCAGCAGTCTGCTGAAGTGGTAGCCAAGATCCGtgacaggatgaggactgcaCAGAGCCGGCAAAAGAGTTATGCCGACCACCGGAGAAGAGACTTGGAGTTTTCggtgggtgatcatgtgttcATCCGTGTAGCGCCGCTGAAGGGAGTTATGAG TTCGGAACCGCTTCAGCTATCTCCTCACATGACCTATGAGGAGAGGCCCATCCAGATTTTGGATCGACAGGAAAggagactccgtaacaagtcgattccaatgGTCAAAGTGAGATGGCAGAATCATTCAGAgaaagaggccacttgggaagcagagGCAGATATCAGGACTCGTTATCCAGAGCTTTTTG aaaatgtcTTGCATTGCATTTCTGAATTCTTGTGGTTTGGTTGCTTGATGGATTGGTTTGGTGATTTAGGAACTACCAcgg gtgatgaTTATTACTTTGAGgttgaggggcaggatccccagAGCGAGGTCATCGGTGGTGCAGGCCCTTGA